A single region of the Alosa alosa isolate M-15738 ecotype Scorff River chromosome 6, AALO_Geno_1.1, whole genome shotgun sequence genome encodes:
- the si:ch211-250n8.1 gene encoding uncharacterized protein si:ch211-250n8.1 isoform X1: protein MPPKDPLLETLKVCILNLSQSESPVTDSCPHLSSCCELLELIFRKGLQQPVLSLVQRDYWHGLETLLQNDLCGRLGSVSLAVEQTINCKKLLTAQGRGRYFLRLAVNRRILGNVVKHMLHTPKILEFYSTTISILRNEDILEPFMSLLLVISEMEFKLNIENCSFLDESWLLPVCELYEAVPCRELGMVLRYLNGRVFVLDLLQGSQAEVDGFVQLGDIIDEINGTSLRNASNGQAGVILSRLKGQPLSLRLLRCRDPDGAVFRPLVKTLRLLQQENPAVCLDSSHLTRRHGTNPRKLDQSQCLREGSRIVYIVQFLGKANIGMYGGKEVLQYGIPFVLERSDSRKEVLLDMKETHLTCTEKNTKLELFQHHYPEISCVGRFSRPDYRIFAFCVADVPDSPTATGFCCVVLQAASAQECEDIVSRVAAGFKHTEWSV, encoded by the exons ATGCCGCCTAAAGATCCCCTTCTGGAGACCCTGAAAG tGTGTATCCTAAACTTGAGCCAGAGCGAGAGCCCAGTGACCGACTCCTgtccccatctctcttcctgcTGCGAACTGTTGGAGCTCATTTTTCGGAAAGGACTACAGC AGCCTGTGTTGAGTTTGGTGCAGAGGGACTACTGGCATGGCCTGGAGACGCTCCTTCAGAATGACCTTTGTGGCCG ACTTGGCTCAGTATCACTGGCGGTGGAACAAACCATTAATTGTAAGAAGCTGCTGACAGCTCAGGGGCGAGGTCGTTATTTCCTCAGGCTTGCAGTGAATCGGAGgattctgggaaatgtagtcAAGCACATGTTACACACACCTAAAATCCTAGAA TTTTATAGCACTACTATATCTATTCTGAGAAATGAGGACATTCTGG AGCCCTTTATGTCCCTGCTGCTGGTGATCTCAGAGATGGAGTTCAAGCTTAACATTGAG AACTGCAGTTTCCTGGATGAGAGCTGGCTTCTCCCA GTGTGTGAGTTGTACGAAGCCGTCCCGTGTCGAGAGCTGGGCATGGTGTTAAG GTACCTGAACGGTCGTGTGTTTGTGCTGGACCTGCTGCAGGGCAGTCAGGCGGAAGTGGACGGATTTGTGCAGCTCGGTGACATCATTGACGAAATTAACGGGACTTCACTCAGGAACGCCAGTAACGGACAG GCCGGTGTGATCCTGTCCAGGCTGAAAGGGCAGCCGCTCTCCCTGCGTCTGCTGAGGTGCCGAGACCCTGATGGTGCTGTGTTCCGGCCCCTGGTGAAGACGCTGCGACTCCTGCAGCAGGAGAACCCCGCAGTATGCCTGGATTCCTCCCACCTGACCCGCCGGCACGGAACCAACCCGCGCAAACTGGACCAGTCTCAGTGTCTCAGAGAAGGCAG CAGGATTGTGTACATTGTGCAGTTCTTGGGAAAGGCAAACATTGGAATG TATGGAGGCAAGGAAGTGCTACAGTATGGAATTCCCTTTGTTCTGGAGAGGAGTGACTCTCGGAAG GAGGTGCTTCTAGACATGAAGGAAACTCACTTAACGtgtacagaaaaaaacaccAAGCTC GAATTGTTCCAGCACCACTACCCTGAAATATCATGTGTTGGGAGATTCAGCCGTCCAGATTACAGGATCTTTGCCTTCTGTGTGGC GGACGTCCCAGACAGCCCCACGGCTACGGGCTTCTGCTGTGTGGTATTGCAGGCGGCATCGGCTCAGGAGTGTGAGGACATCGTCAGCCGCGTAG CTGCCGGATTCAAGCATACAGAATGGTCTGTATGA
- the si:ch211-250n8.1 gene encoding uncharacterized protein si:ch211-250n8.1 isoform X2 codes for MPPKDPLLETLKVCILNLSQSESPVTDSCPHLSSCCELLELIFRKGLQQPVLSLVQRDYWHGLETLLQNDLCGRLGSVSLAVEQTINCKKLLTAQGRGRYFLRLAVNRRILGNVVKHMLHTPKILEFYSTTISILRNEDILEPFMSLLLVISEMEFKLNIENCSFLDESWLLPVCELYEAVPCRELGMVLRYLNGRVFVLDLLQGSQAEVDGFVQLGDIIDEINGTSLRNASNGQAGVILSRLKGQPLSLRLLRCRDPDGAVFRPLVKTLRLLQQENPAVCLDSSHLTRRHGTNPRKLDQSQCLREGRIVYIVQFLGKANIGMYGGKEVLQYGIPFVLERSDSRKEVLLDMKETHLTCTEKNTKLELFQHHYPEISCVGRFSRPDYRIFAFCVADVPDSPTATGFCCVVLQAASAQECEDIVSRVAAGFKHTEWSV; via the exons ATGCCGCCTAAAGATCCCCTTCTGGAGACCCTGAAAG tGTGTATCCTAAACTTGAGCCAGAGCGAGAGCCCAGTGACCGACTCCTgtccccatctctcttcctgcTGCGAACTGTTGGAGCTCATTTTTCGGAAAGGACTACAGC AGCCTGTGTTGAGTTTGGTGCAGAGGGACTACTGGCATGGCCTGGAGACGCTCCTTCAGAATGACCTTTGTGGCCG ACTTGGCTCAGTATCACTGGCGGTGGAACAAACCATTAATTGTAAGAAGCTGCTGACAGCTCAGGGGCGAGGTCGTTATTTCCTCAGGCTTGCAGTGAATCGGAGgattctgggaaatgtagtcAAGCACATGTTACACACACCTAAAATCCTAGAA TTTTATAGCACTACTATATCTATTCTGAGAAATGAGGACATTCTGG AGCCCTTTATGTCCCTGCTGCTGGTGATCTCAGAGATGGAGTTCAAGCTTAACATTGAG AACTGCAGTTTCCTGGATGAGAGCTGGCTTCTCCCA GTGTGTGAGTTGTACGAAGCCGTCCCGTGTCGAGAGCTGGGCATGGTGTTAAG GTACCTGAACGGTCGTGTGTTTGTGCTGGACCTGCTGCAGGGCAGTCAGGCGGAAGTGGACGGATTTGTGCAGCTCGGTGACATCATTGACGAAATTAACGGGACTTCACTCAGGAACGCCAGTAACGGACAG GCCGGTGTGATCCTGTCCAGGCTGAAAGGGCAGCCGCTCTCCCTGCGTCTGCTGAGGTGCCGAGACCCTGATGGTGCTGTGTTCCGGCCCCTGGTGAAGACGCTGCGACTCCTGCAGCAGGAGAACCCCGCAGTATGCCTGGATTCCTCCCACCTGACCCGCCGGCACGGAACCAACCCGCGCAAACTGGACCAGTCTCAGTGTCTCAGAGAAGGCAG GATTGTGTACATTGTGCAGTTCTTGGGAAAGGCAAACATTGGAATG TATGGAGGCAAGGAAGTGCTACAGTATGGAATTCCCTTTGTTCTGGAGAGGAGTGACTCTCGGAAG GAGGTGCTTCTAGACATGAAGGAAACTCACTTAACGtgtacagaaaaaaacaccAAGCTC GAATTGTTCCAGCACCACTACCCTGAAATATCATGTGTTGGGAGATTCAGCCGTCCAGATTACAGGATCTTTGCCTTCTGTGTGGC GGACGTCCCAGACAGCCCCACGGCTACGGGCTTCTGCTGTGTGGTATTGCAGGCGGCATCGGCTCAGGAGTGTGAGGACATCGTCAGCCGCGTAG CTGCCGGATTCAAGCATACAGAATGGTCTGTATGA
- the LOC125295551 gene encoding histone H3.3A yields MARTKQTARKSTGGKAPRKQLATKAARKSAPSTGGVKKPHRYRPGTVALREIRRYQKSTELLIRKLPFQRLVREIAQDFKTDLRFQSAAIGALQEASEAYLVGLFEDTNLCAIHAKRVTIMPKDIQLARRIRGERA; encoded by the exons ATGGCTCGTACCAAGCAGACCGCTCGTAAGTCAACTGGAGGAAAGGCGCCAAGGAAGCAGCTAGCCACAAAGGCTGCCAGGAAGAGCGCGCCTTCCACCGGTGGAGTCAAGAAGCCCCATCGTTACAG GCCCGGTACCGTAGCCTTGAGGGAAATCAGGCGCTACCAGAAGTCTACTGAGCTGCTGATCCGCAAGCTGCCCTTCCAGCGCTTGGTGCGAGAGATTGCTCAGGACTTCAAGACCGACCTGCGTTTCCAGAGCGCGGCCATTGGCGCCCTtcag GAGGCCAGCGAAGCATACCTTGTGGGTCTGTTTGAGGACACCAACTTGTGTGCCATCCATGCCAAGAGGGTGACCATCATGCCCAAGGACATCCAGCTGGCTCGCAGAATAAGGGGAGAGAGGGCTTAA